In Melospiza melodia melodia isolate bMelMel2 chromosome 9, bMelMel2.pri, whole genome shotgun sequence, the genomic window CTGATCTTTTGCATGTCCAGACTTGAGGGTACTCATGTGGTAGGTAAGAACTGCAGTATTTTCTGCCACACAAACTTCACTAGAGGCTGCAGTCCACCAAAGAGTAACTCAGCTGTCAAAACTCTCCAAGCACATGGAGTACCATAAATCTGATCTGTCCATtcagccctccctgctctgtgcaaaatAAAGGCCTCCAAATAAGCAAGAATCTCAACATGATCTTCAATTCATCTTCCCAATCATTTTCTCACTGCAGATACTTAAATCAGTTAAAGGAAGATGACAGCCTTTGTAGACAAGCTCAGACCTCAGGAACTTTCTACCTCTTTCACAATCTCTCCCCCTTCCTGCAGAAagttgggaagaaatatttggtaCCACAGCTCAGTGCAGCAGGTAAGAAAGAAATCAGTGCATCCAGAAAGAAACAGCTGGTGGATCACACAGCTGAAATGAAACAGAGACACACACATGGTATCAACCTGATCTGTTCTGAGGTGATCAGGTTTAAACATTTGGAACTGTGCCTTTTGAAGAGAAAGGGCTGGCAGGAAAACAAACAAGGCCTTACTGACAAATGTCTTTTGGTTGTAATGTAGGAAAagttttctttgagagaaagctATTGGCTGGTGCAGGACAAAAGCAATGGACAGCTGCTTCCCAGGCATTACAACATTGGGACCTTTAGCCTGACATGATCTAAACTTCCTACAGCTTAGGAGCAAAGCCAGATTTTAGGTTTCTTCCTGTGTGGGATCACTGGTCTGGTCCCCTTTCCCACGTGGGCATTCTGCTTTGAGCCAAGATTGCCTGTGCCTTGAAGATCCAGAGAGCAAATCCAGAGATGCTTTTGCTTTCATCACAGCTTTCTCTTCCCCTTTCCCTGCTGTTCAGAGACGAGACAGATTCTGGGGAAGCTGCAGGAGGCCGAGCAGTGGATGGAGAAGTCGGTGCTGATCGGATGTTCGGACGAGCACAGGCCGCACTTCGCGCTGGATTTAGGTTGGGAtggctcctcttcctctttttgtTTGATGCACTGGGATCAAACAAATCCCTAATCCTTGGGAGGACCTGTCCTGCCAAGGAGGGCTGGGTTGGGTCTCTGTAGGGGCTCTTGTGAGCGTGGCAGGTCATGGGCTGCAACTGCTGCTCCTATGCCTGTGTGTGTTAGgaaaggtgggctgggggaggcacATTTGGGAATTCTTCCCCTGATGTGGTTCACTTCCATGGGAACTCCCAGAAACTGTATATTGGAACAGCAAAGGGCATAAAATTGGAATAATAGCAATAATAGCTGAAATTTATGAgatcaaattttctttttttcttttcctttccctcgaACAGGAGCCTTGGATAAATCAGTCATTGAGGCAGAACTGCAGGGATCATTTACTGACCTACGGAAAGCTCTCTTTGTCGTGGACAGGAAGGATTCTCCTTTGCTGGCTTCAGTATTGGACTGGGCTTTTTACTTTAGGGAGCTCTAGTCTCTAACATCAACCCTTGTCCTCATCTCCCACATTGTTTTATGGTCTAATATTGTAGAAGTACCTGCTGTACACTTTCAGAGACTTAGATACAGACACACTATAAATTACAACAGTTTTCCCAAATTTGTAGTCCCAAAAGGAAGATACAAGGGAAACAGAAAAGTGACTTTAAAATGACTGCAGTAATTTATGCCATTTAGCTGAAATGTGCTAAATCACAGCAATCCCAGTTTGTCCTCAGCTCAATAACTATCAGGCAAACTGGGAATCACAAACAAACTTACACATCTTCTCTGAGAGCTGCTCTTTTAAACCCTCTCCCTTATAAGCTGGTGTCCTGTGTTTGGAAGGCCTAAGAAAAGGCCTGTGTGTGAAAATCAGCTGTCCTGACCCATAAGAAGAAATAACTTGTGTTTCCTTTCCTGCTCTATAATGTTTGTGATGCCTGGGCTATTTTTCAAGAAGATATTCAGGGCTGGAGACTCTTTAAAATAGTTCAGCTCCCAACACAACTCCCATTATGTCCCAATAAACAACAGCTCTTGTCCACCTCCCCCAAACATACTCAAATTTAGAAGCAGCAAACATGGATTGCAGAATCTGCCACTTTCAAAGGACTGCCCATACTTCATTCACCTTTCAGAGGCTTCCAAAGATAATCAGAGTTTATCCCCATGACTGCACACCAAGTATTATTCAGGGAGACTGCTCTGAATTATTCCTTCCCCCtaggtatatatatatgtatatatatatataagtgaGTTTGTGCTCCTCTGTGTTGGCAGGCCCAGTCCCTCCTGCGGTGGCACGATTCCCACCAGTACTGCAGCAGAACTGGGCAGCCCACTGAGAAGAACCCAGCTGGCAGCAAACGTGTCTGCCACGCCAGTGGAGTCACCTACTACCCTCaggtgagccctggcagcacagggcagggacacagggacaggagggcagCGCTGCTGGCTCACCCCTGGGGGGAGCAGGAAGAGGGATCTGTGCCTAGCTGGGTACTTTGTCTTTAGTGGTCAGCCAGCGACTCTCAACCAGCCAGGAAAAGCAAAAATTTGcacttactttttttttgtctaaaGCCCTTGTTTTGCTTTGGGTGCACGTGGCAGGTGTCTCCAGTGGTCATCACCCTGGTGTCTGATGGGAGCCGCTGCCTCCTGGCCCGACAGCCCTCGTTTCCCCCGGGGATGTTCACAGCTCTGTCAGGCTTCTGTGACATGGGTGAGTGCTTCTGATCCAGCACAGTGGCCCTGGGCATGTGGGGTGTGGGGACATCTGCTGGGATAAATCACACGGGACTCCATGTTCTTCATGGAGGAAAAAGCCCATTCTTTAgtcacataactcatttttatacagttttacagACCTCATGTGTGACTCTAATTGGTCAGTAGTTTTCTTGCCAATTACTTTATTGGTAACTAAAAAGTTGTTACCCTCACTCAAACCACCGGTGTGTATGTGCaggaaaagttgtttgtgagagatagaaaaatgaaaactatctAACAGTGTAAAAACAGTCTATACAAGTGCAAGTTGTCTTTCACCCAGTGATAGATTGTTATGCTAACAaactgctcacaccaggattgctTTCACGTGGGAACTTGCAAAATGCTGGCTTTGACAAGGCCAGCCAGTGATCCCAGGAGAGCAGGCTGGATTCTATGAAGCCTTTCTTTATGATTTTTCTACCTTTCTGCAAGAGACATCAGCCATAAACCCTATTCACAGAGGAGGATGGACACACAGGTgatctgtgtccccatccccagatgCATTCAAGGCCAAGCTTGAGCagcctttgagcagcctggtctagcagAAGTGTCCATGCTGATAGTAGGGGATTGGAATTAAATGATCCTTAAAGTCCCCCCTTTGGACCCAAACCAGTGTGTGATTCTGTAATAGCTGGGAAAAAAACACAACATTGTATCTAAATAGATCAGTGTTTGCATGCAGACAGAACGTACCTGAAAGGAATGGGAATTAGGTGTCTAGCAGTTCTTCTAGTCCCTGATAGCAAACATAAGCTTTAAATTTGCTGGGTTATAACCCCTGATCCTTTTAAAATCCATTTTGCTTAGAAGAAAAACTACAGACCTCTCATTACAGGAGGGAAAATGGCTTAAAATTGAATTGTTCTGTCCACCATCTGTATGTAGATGGGGCCAAAAATGTCTCTGGTGCCTGTGTTTATCAGAGGTTGATGAATTTAATGGAGCATCCCGCCAGCaagtgtttccaggacagcacagctgcagctcctgcggGTGGGAATGAGCGTGTCCTGCGTTTCCCTCACCACGGTTCGCTGCCCTGAGGCCGGGCCGTCCTTGCCTAACTGCCGTTGCTTCTAGGTGAGAACGTGGAGGAGGCAGTGCGGCGAGAAGTGGCCGAAGAGGTGGGGCTGGAGGTGGAGTCGCTCCGCTACTCGGCGTCCCAGCACTGGcccttccccagcagctccttAATGATTGCCTGCCACGCCCTGGTGGGAGCGCAGCGGGCGGAGGTGAGCGCCTCGGGCTCCCCGAGCTATtcctctgcctgcctcaggcagcAGAGCTTCCTTCAGCCCACAGAATTTAGTTAGGAGAGCACCAAACCCTCCGTAAATGCAACTTTCCATTGGCTTTTTCTGCAAGtgcagaagaaactttggaacaATCCCATCATCTCCTGTTGCAAGGTGCCAGATTTCACTCAGGTCACTGTGTACACAAGCCCAGAGCCCAACAGCCCTGGATTTTTCCCTCTGAACTTTGCAGAGGAGGTTCCCTCACACATTTGCCAGAGAACACTCAGATTCCACCACATTAATTACTGTGCTCAGCCACTTGGCTTTGCCACGACAGAGCAGGGTTGGTTTGTGGCTTCCCTAAGGAAGGCAGCACAACAAAGTACTGGTGGATAGAAATATCCTTCCCTGGGCTGGCATCAGTGCCTAATTCAGGCATGAATGTAGCACTCTGGGCATTCCAGAATGGGATCTCTGTGGAGGCAAGGTACCACTGCCCACATTCAAAGCTGATTTAAGGAGCTGGTGCCCTCTGAATTCTTTCCAGATCAGTCTGGACACCCTGGAGCTGGAGGAAGCCCGTTGGTTTGGCCTGGAGGAAATTGTGGAGGGTCTCAAGAGGGAGCCCAGCTCTTCCAAGCAAGATGATGGCAGTTTTTTACCGTGGTTCCCTCCCAAACAGGCCATTGCTCACCAGCTGATCCGTGAGTGGCTTCAGCAGCAGAGTGCCCAGACAGCTTAGGCAGGGCTTTATCCACTCTGTGAttccagaactgtcaaagctccaCAGAAAAGATTCCAAAGCTCCTGGAGGCAAGGGCTCTGTCACAGCGAGGGCAGCACTCAAGACACACTGACCTACAAAGGTCTCTGAACTGGTCTGACAGGCCCATGTACAGTGGATCACCTCTGAGATACCTTGGTTTGAAGTAAATGTACAATAAAATTCTTAGTTCCAAAGCATCCAACTTGTTGTGACCAGCTGTCACTGACCCCAAGGCACCAATGCCCcattttcatccattttttctGTCTTGGGTGGACATTGAATGCACCCTTTTTCTCAGAACAAAAATAAAGGGAGAGTGGCACTTTCCAGTGTCTCTGTTTATATGGATCTGGGAGAGCTGTCAGAAACCAGATGGAAAGCCACTGCCTGTttgctctccttctctctcttccCATTCAATCTTCTGTTTTCATAtaaaatatcctttttttttttttgtaaatgttaAATGGGCTTCTATATTTTCCTCACTGGTAAGACAGCTTCTTCTGTCCCAAGAAAGACAAGAAAGAGAGAACAGAGCTATCTGGTGGTGGAGAGGGGAAGAGCAAGACTGCACATAAGCATTTTAGAAGACCACAGCTAATGCAAAGGTGACAGGAACTGCTACGACAAGAACTGCACTTAGAACAGAGAAAAATCTTCAAAGGATCAGGGCCTCTTACCCTGAGGCCAAAGTCTGAGCCTTGCCTGGAGAGCTGGTCTGATTTCACTGATGAAATGGGGCCACCTCTCTGGAAGGAGAACAGCAAGGGAACCACCTGGACAAGGAAAGTGAAAGAGACACTTTGGTGAAAGGATGTTTGATCTGCTGCTGACTCGGGCTGACAGTCCCTTCTGCCTACTTGGTCAGAGCTCAGATGCCAAGACTGCAAAGCCAGGTGCCTGAaggggacagggatgtgtcccTGACTGCCACCACTGCGATTCACTGCAGGTGAGCAGTGGTAAAAATCTGCAGTCCTAACACCTGAGCAACAAGTATAAAAACAAGTCTTTCACACCTTTGAGACACACTGTGTTTGCTTAGGTTACTTTTACTTCAGGAGGTTGGGAGGGGATTCCTTCAGGCCATGGTGGTATCTACAAACACCCTTCCTGGTATTTTAGCTGCCAGTGAGAGAAAAAGTCTTTTCAATCTACTCAAATAGGGGATTTTTTGGTAGAGCTAGAACACCTACAAGATAATAATCACATCACATCTTTGGAAAAGCATTACATTTTAAACTGTTTTATAAAATCCTCAGACCCTGCAGACCCTTTTGACTTAGTTATGAAACAACATTGGTGGCCTCCATTCACGATGTTAAGCTAGCAGGAGTGATGATAGGCAgtacccagccctgagcaggacagaAAAATGAGGTGAGGGACATTGTCCTCACTTGCATTTGCCTCAGAAATCTGTCTGAAGCCTGAAGAACATTCACTGTAGTCAAGACAGGACATGCTCCATAAAGGCAAGTGACCTAGAAAAAGGAACAGGCAATCCCTGACAGAGGCTTCCTCACCAAAACACAGCAGGGCTTTCCCATGGAAAAGGTACCAGGCAGGCAGAAGGGCACAGAGCAACAACATATTTCTCTCAAGAATGCATCCCTTAACTGAATCCTCTTTGGCAACACTTGGCTTGTATAAATCACTGAGACTCCTCTGCTTTTAGGGATTTACAGCAAGAGCCAGCACTGAAAAGCTGCCAGCTGGGGCATTACAGCCCAACTGCTCACAGGTATTGCCAGTCAGCAGGATATGGAATGATAGCACTCATCTGATCAATCAGATGTAACTTTTTGACTAGCAGGTTGAGAGCAACATTCCACCTGCCTCCCAAAAATAGCAGGGCATAAAACTCATGTTGATCTCTAACAGGTGCCAGCAGAGGATTGAAGTAAGCAAACCTCATGACACAACTTGTTTGATCTCTGACTGCTCATGATGCCTTGAGAGggctgagctagaacagaggtcagacagagctaaagaataaagcagggatttattaacagaatctcctccatggatccaccttgggcagcacaagagcccacccaaggtgaaccaaaatgggcacaaaatggacaCCCGGTCACGGAGTCTGTCACTTTCATAAGTTCTGCTGCATTTGCATCTTGGAGTTAATTgtgcaattacagcttcaggttatgaagtcccatcctgcttgtttatCTCTTTTCAATTCATCCTTGTTTATGCTCCTGGGCCCGAAATTTGGATCAATTGTCCTCGGTcctcagctagagaaggaattgttttgtctccctactctgtgaagaaaGCTTACTAACACTTGATacgaagctcagaactacacaccaaagcagtacagaatctgaaaaatataaaagctaaaacttaaggcatgaCTCAGAAAAATCTTATCTGGGAACAGTGTGGGTAGAAAATTCACTCACCACATGCTCTCCCAtc contains:
- the NUDT13 gene encoding NAD(P)H pyrophosphatase NUDT13, mitochondrial isoform X1; translation: MAAVYQALHRRVSSLACRLHSTYVRKMRYLNQLKEDDSLCRQAQTSGTFYLFHNLSPFLQKVGKKYLVPQLSAAETRQILGKLQEAEQWMEKSVLIGCSDEHRPHFALDLGALDKSVIEAELQGSFTDLRKALFVVDRKDSPLLASAQSLLRWHDSHQYCSRTGQPTEKNPAGSKRVCHASGVTYYPQVSPVVITLVSDGSRCLLARQPSFPPGMFTALSGFCDMGENVEEAVRREVAEEVGLEVESLRYSASQHWPFPSSSLMIACHALVGAQRAEISLDTLELEEARWFGLEEIVEGLKREPSSSKQDDGSFLPWFPPKQAIAHQLIREWLQQQSAQTA
- the NUDT13 gene encoding NAD(P)H pyrophosphatase NUDT13, mitochondrial isoform X2, coding for MEKSVLIGCSDEHRPHFALDLGALDKSVIEAELQGSFTDLRKALFVVDRKDSPLLASAQSLLRWHDSHQYCSRTGQPTEKNPAGSKRVCHASGVTYYPQVSPVVITLVSDGSRCLLARQPSFPPGMFTALSGFCDMGENVEEAVRREVAEEVGLEVESLRYSASQHWPFPSSSLMIACHALVGAQRAEISLDTLELEEARWFGLEEIVEGLKREPSSSKQDDGSFLPWFPPKQAIAHQLIREWLQQQSAQTA